The Methanocella arvoryzae MRE50 genome includes a region encoding these proteins:
- a CDS encoding PINc/VapC family ATPase, translating into MTGLKLVPDTSTIINGSITKKVESGEYRDAIIIVPEAVVAELESQANRGLEIGFNGLEELRKLHDMHLAGEIELQFTGPRPTLDQVKLAPGGEIDYMIRSIAAKHNAEFITSDKVQASVARATGIPVIYLKPEREEQKKPLSIMDYFTDDTMSVHLKADVEPLAKRGSIGTMRLEKISDRKLSDKDIIRMAHEILEHTKNDPNGFIEMEKSGATVVQLGSMRIAIAMPPFSDGAEITVVRPIAKLNLEDYAFSKTFKERLIEKRRGILISGPPGAGKSTFAQACAEFLLSNDFIIKTMESPRDLQLPESITQYAPLEGNMENTADILLLVRPDYTIYDELRKTSDFSIFSDMRLAGVGMIGVVHATRGIDAIQRFIGRIELGVIPQVVDTVVFIDKGTIEKVYDLTFTVKVPAGMQEADLARPVILVKEMETNRAEYEIYTYGEQVVVMPVGAEKKPPKAAMKLASREIQKVIGKYVKGYVEVEMQGENSALVKVREKEIAGLLGKAGSTIKRIEKDLGIHIDVRSLDEESRRGEPEEAPVTAPRKKSQEIPVEVEETKRHVVLYFPERYMGETMEVSAGGKYLFTATIGKGSSIKVPKGSNLVDRLLTAQAAGEEITARLAE; encoded by the coding sequence ATGACTGGACTAAAGCTGGTCCCAGACACCAGCACAATCATCAACGGAAGCATCACTAAAAAAGTGGAGTCGGGAGAGTACCGGGACGCAATCATCATCGTACCTGAAGCAGTCGTGGCCGAGCTGGAATCTCAGGCTAACAGGGGCCTCGAGATCGGGTTCAACGGCCTCGAAGAGCTGCGAAAGCTGCATGACATGCACCTTGCGGGTGAAATCGAGCTCCAGTTCACCGGCCCCCGGCCGACGCTGGACCAGGTGAAACTTGCCCCGGGCGGAGAGATCGACTACATGATCCGCAGTATTGCGGCCAAGCACAACGCCGAGTTCATCACCAGCGACAAGGTACAGGCGAGCGTGGCCCGGGCCACCGGCATTCCCGTCATCTACCTGAAGCCGGAGCGGGAGGAGCAGAAGAAGCCGCTGTCCATCATGGACTACTTCACCGACGACACCATGTCCGTGCACCTGAAAGCCGACGTGGAGCCCCTGGCCAAGAGGGGTAGCATAGGCACAATGCGTCTGGAGAAGATCTCCGATCGTAAGCTTAGCGATAAGGACATCATCCGCATGGCTCACGAAATCCTGGAGCACACCAAGAACGATCCCAACGGCTTTATCGAGATGGAAAAGAGCGGCGCCACAGTAGTCCAGCTTGGCTCAATGAGGATTGCAATCGCCATGCCTCCGTTCTCAGACGGGGCAGAGATCACCGTGGTCAGGCCGATCGCTAAACTTAATCTGGAAGACTACGCGTTCAGCAAGACCTTCAAAGAGCGGCTCATCGAAAAGCGCAGAGGCATCCTAATCTCCGGACCACCGGGCGCAGGCAAATCCACTTTCGCACAGGCATGCGCCGAGTTCCTGCTGTCCAACGATTTCATTATCAAGACAATGGAGTCTCCCAGAGACCTGCAGCTGCCCGAATCGATCACCCAGTACGCGCCGCTGGAAGGGAACATGGAAAACACAGCGGACATCCTGTTGCTGGTCCGGCCGGACTACACGATCTACGACGAGCTCCGCAAGACCTCAGACTTCTCCATCTTCTCCGACATGCGCCTCGCCGGCGTGGGCATGATCGGCGTCGTCCACGCGACCAGAGGCATCGACGCCATCCAGCGTTTCATAGGCCGCATAGAACTGGGTGTAATCCCGCAGGTCGTGGATACAGTCGTCTTCATCGATAAGGGCACCATCGAGAAGGTCTACGACCTGACGTTCACCGTCAAGGTTCCCGCCGGCATGCAGGAAGCCGACCTCGCCAGGCCTGTCATCCTGGTCAAGGAAATGGAGACCAACCGTGCGGAATACGAGATCTACACATACGGCGAACAGGTCGTAGTCATGCCTGTCGGGGCGGAGAAAAAGCCGCCAAAGGCAGCGATGAAACTCGCGTCCAGGGAGATCCAGAAAGTCATCGGCAAATATGTCAAGGGCTACGTAGAAGTCGAGATGCAGGGAGAGAATAGCGCCCTCGTCAAAGTCCGGGAGAAGGAGATCGCCGGGCTGCTGGGGAAGGCCGGCAGCACCATCAAGCGGATCGAAAAAGACCTGGGCATCCACATCGACGTGAGATCGCTGGACGAGGAATCGAGACGGGGAGAACCGGAGGAAGCGCCCGTTACCGCACCCCGGAAAAAAAGCCAGGAAATCCCGGTCGAAGTAGAGGAAACCAAGAGACACGTAGTCCTCTACTTCCCCGAACGGTACATGGGGGAAACCATGGAAGTCTCCGCCGGCGGCAAATATCTATTTACTGCCACGATCGGCAAAGGCTCCTCGATCAAAGTGCCCAAAGGGTCGAATCTGGTTGACCGGTTGCTAACCGCCCAGGCGGCCGGGGAAGAGATTACCGCGAGGCTGGCGGAATAA
- a CDS encoding UbiA family prenyltransferase produces MMIINGDIINIPILGIAFLLTLIVYSYDRFSGLDEDRASNPERSELLMRKKKHYPYYLASCIGALALLVVFFSTTQLMSLAIFVAVLVSIGILYSVMLKNITKYVPAFKNLLVASEWGATIALLYGLSYNSYTSALTLTFTAFVFLKLFILTVFYDIKDIESDKKRRLKTVPVMLGYTNTLRFLTIMTILSWVILVMGTFLFNLPKLSLFLIPLSAFVFVAIGAMKSNGGKPSKYDLLVSLEYVVWPLGIVIVMAAGNILTYLSAVI; encoded by the coding sequence ATGATGATCATTAATGGCGACATAATAAACATACCTATACTGGGCATAGCATTTTTATTGACATTAATTGTGTATAGCTATGATCGCTTCTCCGGCCTGGACGAAGATCGGGCGTCTAACCCCGAACGGTCGGAGCTTTTGATGAGGAAGAAAAAACATTATCCATACTATTTAGCTTCGTGTATTGGTGCATTGGCCTTACTGGTTGTATTTTTTTCAACGACTCAACTTATGAGCCTCGCCATATTCGTTGCGGTTCTCGTCAGTATAGGCATTTTATATTCAGTTATGTTGAAAAATATCACAAAATACGTCCCTGCCTTTAAAAACTTATTAGTTGCTTCGGAATGGGGGGCAACGATAGCGCTATTGTATGGACTCTCCTATAATTCTTATACGTCTGCCTTAACGCTCACATTCACTGCATTCGTATTTCTTAAACTGTTTATCCTCACAGTCTTTTATGATATAAAGGACATTGAGTCTGATAAGAAACGCAGATTAAAGACCGTGCCAGTGATGCTTGGCTATACTAATACCCTGCGCTTCCTCACAATAATGACGATCTTATCTTGGGTTATCCTGGTTATGGGTACATTTCTTTTTAACCTGCCTAAACTATCGTTATTCCTGATACCTCTCAGTGCCTTCGTCTTCGTGGCCATCGGTGCCATGAAGTCAAATGGTGGAAAGCCCTCAAAATATGACTTGCTCGTATCTCTTGAATATGTTGTGTGGCCGTTAGGTATCGTGATCGTTATGGCCGCTGGTAACATTTTAACTTACTTATCGGCCGTAATATGA
- a CDS encoding AN1-type zinc finger domain-containing protein: MIKNGVYCCDICGETEPLLFTCKRCGGKYCGEHRLPEKHDCSSVIREFSVIEEPPIIERLPTMEEAPHTQNIPSISNYNNTNNQISFEKKISKKPYKPKRYRRRFNFNLSRSIRTILNSNLYSAILVVIVVAILGLGYYEFIYDPNTVELSYQVGNTHYYETNSTGAYMYIHNNPNATNPSYQELINFVLTDNSDQIPYREESFV, translated from the coding sequence ATGATTAAAAATGGTGTGTATTGCTGCGATATTTGTGGTGAAACCGAACCTCTGCTCTTTACATGCAAGAGGTGTGGGGGGAAATACTGCGGTGAGCATAGGCTGCCTGAAAAACACGATTGCAGTTCTGTTATCAGGGAATTTTCGGTTATTGAGGAGCCACCAATAATTGAAAGATTACCCACCATGGAAGAAGCGCCACATACCCAAAATATCCCGTCGATTTCAAATTATAATAACACCAATAATCAAATCTCATTCGAAAAGAAAATTTCCAAGAAACCTTATAAGCCAAAGCGTTACCGGCGGAGGTTTAATTTTAACCTGTCTCGGTCAATAAGAACAATCTTGAATAGCAATTTGTATTCTGCAATACTCGTAGTGATAGTGGTTGCTATTCTTGGTTTAGGTTATTACGAATTTATATACGATCCAAATACAGTTGAACTTTCGTATCAGGTAGGAAATACACATTATTACGAAACCAATTCGACTGGGGCTTATATGTATATTCATAATAACCCAAATGCGACCAATCCTTCGTATCAAGAATTAATCAATTTTGTTTTAACCGACAATTCAGATCAAATACCATATAGAGAGGAAAGTTTTGTTTGA
- a CDS encoding transposase gives MLSKNDCTGWKMPGSCFDCQCKILSDTYLEMIEAIDWQRFSFVEKNNKRGRPSIYSKIALLKALVYMELAGIPSVSKLVRILAGDLYKLEFLGFNQLPSESTFSRFKESIEIDRIMRILRSMIRDKDPDFMCMVGVDSTSLPAFNKTDPDAAWGYDHIADEMYYGYKIHLLYDLPTLAPICSVVTPANIHDTTQVLPLLEKMGSHSLLMNGLFADIAYDSREHIERLYPLGIPMINRTNRRNTKKELPRYRIQEIIPFHDITLNKLYKNRMHCEYTNYLLKEHLTLKRVKTTRILRVTVKTGLTLIARQIQVLYQVKQGANPRTTIIG, from the coding sequence ATGCTCAGTAAAAACGATTGTACGGGCTGGAAGATGCCCGGTTCTTGCTTCGACTGCCAATGCAAAATACTTTCTGACACGTACCTTGAGATGATAGAAGCGATTGACTGGCAGCGTTTCAGCTTCGTTGAGAAGAATAATAAGCGTGGCAGGCCATCGATTTACAGTAAAATCGCTTTACTCAAAGCCCTCGTCTACATGGAGTTGGCCGGTATTCCGAGCGTTAGTAAATTGGTAAGAATACTGGCCGGTGATTTATATAAATTAGAGTTTCTTGGCTTTAATCAGTTGCCGAGCGAAAGCACGTTCAGCAGGTTCAAAGAAAGCATAGAGATTGACAGGATCATGCGGATTCTGAGGAGCATGATACGGGACAAAGACCCGGATTTCATGTGCATGGTCGGAGTGGACAGCACAAGCCTTCCGGCGTTTAACAAGACAGATCCGGACGCTGCATGGGGCTACGATCATATCGCCGACGAAATGTATTACGGGTACAAAATACACCTGCTGTACGATCTTCCCACATTAGCGCCCATCTGCAGTGTAGTGACTCCAGCAAATATTCATGACACCACACAGGTCTTGCCGCTACTAGAGAAAATGGGCTCGCACAGCTTATTGATGAACGGGCTGTTTGCTGATATTGCCTACGATTCCAGAGAGCATATCGAACGTCTTTACCCGTTGGGCATACCTATGATTAACAGGACTAACCGTAGAAACACTAAGAAAGAGCTTCCCAGGTACCGGATACAGGAGATCATCCCCTTCCATGACATAACCCTAAACAAATTATATAAAAACCGGATGCATTGCGAGTACACCAACTACCTTTTAAAAGAACACCTCACCCTAAAACGAGTAAAAACTACCAGAATCCTTCGAGTTACTGTAAAGACCGGACTCACACTGATAGCACGACAAATCCAAGTACTCTACCAGGTCAAACAAGGAGCAAACCCCCGGACCACAATCATCGGATGA
- a CDS encoding SIR2 family NAD-dependent protein deacylase, producing the protein MANDSLSNNLIEKIRNREIILWVGSGLSFVAGYPSAKRLGAIIKEHVTPEQLKHFDDKELDGIAEEYVQIYSREKLINILSDVFQKEPNIIDYHKMISEIPQIEVIVTTNYDKLFEMAYANNILKIVTDSDIAKSANDNIAHLYKIHGCIDSPDNIIITKSDYTGFFTNGQYNLLWSALKVLASKYSILFIGYSFEDQNVKYVFEDVLKQLGDNHKDYFLISPDFPEHKQQVLKQYSIEYIQMKAEDAIPKIYKEINEHLIDDGIKGRIPLLKWQKALEDRKIEVVSSLEGGKVSIKKIGTKDNSVKAGGTIHFKTTNDNRQKINELFDVINGKKIGQVKLSKEFDDLDLKTFFGESIFIGGEEFKIEELEIKSPVQDIRTNFILKKSKLSFENVPGEKLNTGTVAQIKLHPPGFDFILDFKVTENVMVDCPINFTFHIDNVLQGYQALNFFNEWIKGDELLIYINLIEKPLIIPFSNINIEKTWLDSINFMFFVYNILYEIQNEFNIILNVPKEFSDEELDDIRVVNSLIKQKRAKLKSFKININSKELQKMNMNEIMPKLLLTYDSITFGLFDKKFEYKNCSVYFEDAYINNKDEVLKQMVEGIDEPIVELFSNCDKIVLIIEQITLL; encoded by the coding sequence ATGGCGAATGATAGTCTTTCTAATAATCTTATTGAAAAAATTCGTAATAGAGAAATTATTTTATGGGTAGGTTCGGGTCTTTCGTTTGTCGCTGGATATCCATCAGCAAAGAGATTAGGGGCGATTATTAAAGAACACGTTACGCCTGAACAACTCAAACATTTTGATGATAAAGAATTAGATGGTATTGCAGAGGAATATGTCCAAATATATTCACGAGAAAAATTGATAAATATCTTATCCGATGTTTTCCAAAAAGAGCCTAATATTATTGATTACCATAAAATGATAAGTGAAATCCCCCAAATAGAAGTCATAGTAACAACAAATTATGATAAATTGTTTGAGATGGCTTATGCTAATAATATATTAAAGATAGTTACTGATTCAGATATTGCTAAATCTGCAAATGATAACATAGCTCACTTATATAAAATACATGGGTGTATAGATTCACCTGATAATATAATAATAACAAAAAGTGATTATACAGGATTTTTTACTAACGGACAATATAACTTATTATGGAGCGCTTTAAAAGTATTAGCATCTAAGTATTCTATCCTTTTTATAGGATATTCTTTTGAAGACCAAAATGTGAAATACGTTTTTGAAGATGTTCTAAAACAATTGGGCGATAATCATAAGGATTATTTCCTAATTTCTCCTGATTTCCCGGAGCATAAACAACAAGTTTTGAAACAATATTCAATAGAATATATCCAGATGAAAGCTGAAGATGCAATACCAAAAATATACAAAGAGATCAATGAACATTTAATTGATGATGGGATAAAAGGGCGAATACCGTTATTGAAATGGCAAAAAGCACTTGAGGATAGAAAAATTGAAGTGGTATCAAGTTTAGAAGGCGGAAAGGTATCAATAAAAAAGATAGGAACTAAAGACAATTCCGTGAAAGCTGGCGGTACAATTCATTTTAAAACAACTAATGATAATCGCCAAAAAATAAATGAATTATTTGATGTAATAAATGGTAAAAAAATTGGTCAGGTCAAATTATCGAAAGAATTTGATGATTTGGACTTAAAAACATTTTTCGGTGAAAGTATTTTTATAGGTGGAGAAGAATTCAAGATCGAAGAATTGGAAATCAAATCTCCTGTGCAGGACATTAGAACAAATTTTATACTTAAAAAGTCTAAGTTGTCTTTTGAAAATGTACCGGGAGAAAAATTAAATACGGGAACAGTAGCTCAAATTAAATTACACCCACCAGGTTTCGATTTTATATTAGATTTTAAAGTAACTGAAAATGTGATGGTTGATTGTCCTATTAACTTTACGTTTCATATAGATAATGTATTACAAGGATATCAAGCACTTAATTTTTTCAACGAATGGATAAAAGGCGATGAGTTATTAATATATATTAATTTAATAGAAAAACCTTTAATTATACCATTTTCGAATATTAATATAGAAAAGACGTGGTTAGATTCTATAAACTTTATGTTTTTTGTATATAATATATTATATGAAATCCAAAATGAATTTAATATTATATTAAATGTCCCTAAAGAATTTTCAGATGAGGAACTTGATGATATTCGAGTCGTAAATAGTTTAATAAAACAAAAAAGAGCTAAACTAAAATCTTTCAAAATAAATATTAATTCAAAAGAGTTACAAAAAATGAATATGAATGAAATAATGCCTAAGTTACTTTTAACTTATGATAGTATTACTTTTGGTTTGTTCGATAAAAAATTTGAATATAAAAATTGTTCGGTATATTTTGAGGATGCGTATATCAATAATAAAGATGAAGTATTGAAACAAATGGTTGAAGGAATAGATGAACCAATAGTTGAACTTTTTAGTAATTGTGATAAAATAGTCTTGATAATCGAACAAATAACTTTATTATAA
- a CDS encoding DUF378 domain-containing protein, whose amino-acid sequence MERRTTDPLTIIAMILTIIGGINWLLVAFGFNLVEAIFGPAATSILTKLIYILVGISAIYLLYPLYQMLTSPRERPVVRP is encoded by the coding sequence ATGGAAAGAAGAACCACAGATCCTTTGACTATAATAGCAATGATACTGACCATCATAGGAGGTATCAACTGGTTACTGGTGGCGTTCGGATTTAACCTCGTAGAAGCGATCTTCGGGCCCGCTGCGACGAGCATACTGACAAAATTGATCTACATACTGGTAGGCATCTCTGCGATCTACCTGCTGTACCCGCTGTACCAGATGCTCACAAGCCCCAGGGAAAGGCCAGTCGTACGGCCGTGA
- the cas1 gene encoding CRISPR-associated endonuclease Cas1 — protein MNPLLIQGFGTRISVEKRRLKISTETNDYEFYPHQIDHDTIVIDGFTGNISFEAMRWIMKHKINLTLLDWNGNLLGTWMPKETSVGKLRVKQYAKYLDPTTRYNIAYQIIKEKVKKSCNLLTELSDYYEELDKSEIEEAFINEYTGFVAYNKKEQHDINKIMVYEAKTAKAYWDRLTKVFNKLYPDFRFTGRRNKSNSWNMNASDEINALLNYGYAILEAQIRRPINAMGLDPAMGYLHEMKGSGAPLVYDLQELYRWLIDLSVIQLLEEKKLKKNDFIVTENYHLRLREATAKKLIERIKLNFNLKAPYKNQNYTYENILIDQVQQFANFIQDKNKTVEFTTPDIMVNRDDPSDVRDALLKMTPAERKKLGISKTTLWYMQKNLREGKRIKIYEKSKGKLNSTKT, from the coding sequence ATGAACCCATTACTAATTCAAGGCTTTGGAACCAGAATATCGGTAGAAAAACGAAGATTAAAAATTAGTACTGAAACCAATGATTATGAATTCTATCCTCATCAGATAGATCACGATACTATTGTAATCGATGGTTTTACTGGCAACATTAGCTTTGAGGCTATGCGCTGGATAATGAAGCACAAAATCAACTTAACACTACTTGATTGGAATGGTAATCTGCTCGGCACCTGGATGCCTAAAGAAACTAGCGTAGGCAAACTACGAGTAAAACAATACGCCAAATACCTCGACCCCACAACAAGGTACAATATCGCTTATCAGATTATTAAAGAAAAGGTCAAGAAATCCTGCAACCTACTAACGGAATTATCGGACTATTACGAAGAGCTGGATAAGAGTGAGATAGAAGAAGCCTTCATCAACGAGTACACGGGATTTGTAGCTTATAACAAGAAAGAACAACATGATATCAACAAAATCATGGTGTACGAAGCCAAGACAGCAAAGGCGTATTGGGACAGGCTAACAAAAGTCTTCAACAAACTATACCCGGACTTCAGGTTCACCGGAAGAAGAAACAAGAGCAACAGCTGGAACATGAACGCCAGCGACGAAATCAACGCACTCCTAAACTACGGCTACGCTATTCTAGAAGCACAAATACGACGCCCCATCAATGCTATGGGCCTCGATCCAGCAATGGGGTACCTGCATGAAATGAAAGGCAGCGGTGCACCACTCGTCTACGACCTCCAAGAATTATACCGCTGGCTCATCGACCTATCCGTAATACAGCTACTAGAGGAAAAGAAACTCAAGAAGAACGACTTTATTGTAACAGAAAATTACCACCTCAGACTAAGAGAAGCAACCGCTAAGAAATTAATTGAGCGTATAAAGCTGAACTTCAACCTTAAGGCACCATACAAGAATCAAAACTACACCTATGAGAATATCCTCATTGACCAGGTTCAACAGTTCGCTAACTTCATACAAGACAAAAATAAGACGGTAGAGTTTACAACACCGGACATAATGGTTAATAGAGACGATCCATCGGATGTTAGAGATGCACTATTAAAAATGACGCCAGCTGAAAGGAAAAAACTTGGAATCAGTAAAACAACGCTCTGGTATATGCAGAAAAACCTTCGGGAAGGCAAGCGAATCAAAATATATGAAAAGAGCAAGGGTAAGCTAAATAGTACTAAGACTTAA